TCGTGTTTAATAAGGAGCCACTTCTGACTAAAGTGCCGACAACAGTGAGCACAGCGGTgcggtttctcccctgtgtgagtcctCTCGTGCCTGAGAAGGTCCGACCGCTCGAAGAAGGTCTTCCCACAGACCAAACACTGGTGGGGCTTTTCACCCGTGTGCTTCTTTTTGTGCTTCATCAGGTTCCAGCTGTAGACGAAGCTCTTCCCGCAAGTGGGGCACACGTGGGGCTTCCCTCCCTTGTGGGTCCGCTCGTGCTTCAGGAGCAGCGAGTTCCGGCTGAAGCACTTCCCGCAGCCTGAGCACTGGAAGGGTTTCTTTTCGGCACAGGTCCCCCCACGGAAAGCCTGGCAGCCAGCTTTCCCACATTGGTGTGGTTTTTCCAACATGTGTATTCGCTGATGTTTTGTAAGTGGGTCGTGACGGAGACCGACGTTTGTGCCACGCATGGTATCTTGGAATGTTTCCTCCCCATCGTGTGCAGCTTCACATCTGAAATGTCCACTGTTCTCTCCAAAGTTTCCTGGAAGTCGAGCATTTCTAAATAAGTGTTCGTTGGTGGTCTCGTTTTCCACCCCAGGGATGGGACCTCTTGTCCTGTTCCTTGCAGGGTTCCTTTGTTGCCTCTTTGAACTGTGAGGATCCCAAAACGTTTTGCCTTTTGTATCCAACTGAAGAATGCTTTCTGCAGTTCTCCTTTGAGGTCCTCCATTTGGCTTCAGAAATTTGGAACGAGCTAAACCCTTCTCTGGACTTTTTCTCAGCTCAGAAGATCCTTGAAGTTCCTCTCGACACTCGCTGAGTTTGGGATGATAAGGAATCTTCTCTCCACTCCCACTCACCGACATACTCCCTATAGGAATATAAAAGTTACCAAAAAGGTtagtttttttatcatgtcagaagcaacttggtgtgagagaattggctgtctacagagatgttgcccaggggactcccagatatgttaccatcctgctaggatgtcttatttttggggaaacagagTATATATACCCAGcatggagacatgatagccatgtataaatatgtgagaggaagtcatagggagcaagcttgttttctgctgccctggagactaggatgtggaatgatggcttcaaactacaagaaaggagattccacctgaacatgaggaagaactttctgactgtgagagttgttcaccagtagaactctctgcctcagagtgtggtcatagaatcatagaatcaaagagttggaagagacctcatgggccatccagtccaaccccattctgccaagaagcaggaatattgcattcaaatcacccctgacagatggccatccagcctctgtttaaaagcttccaaagaaggagcctccaccacactccggggcagagagttccactgctgaactgctctcacagtcaggaagttcttcctcatgttcagatggaatctcctttcttgtagtttgaagccattgtcccattgcgtcctagtctccagggaagcagtaaacaagcttgctccctcctcctgtggcttcctctcacatatttatacatggctatcatatcccctcttagccttctcttcttcaggctaaacatgcccagctccttaagccgctcctcatagggctcgttctccagtccctttatcattttagtcgctctcctctggacacattccagcttgtcaatatctctcttgaattgtggtgcccaaaattggacacaatattccaggtgtggtctaaccaaagcggaatagaggggtagcatgacttccctagatctagacactatgcaccTCTtgctgcaggccaaaatctcattggctttttttgccgccacatcacattgttggctcatgtttaacttgttgtccacgaggactccaagatctttttcacacgtactgctctcaagccaggcattgtcccccattctgtatctttgcatttcttttttcctgccaaagtggagtatcttgcatttggtggaggctccttctatggagcttttaaacagatgctggatggccatctgttgggggtgctttgaatgcgattttcctgcttcttggcagggggttggactggatggcccatgaggtctcttccaactctaggattctattattctatgacattaaaatg
This genomic interval from Anolis sagrei isolate rAnoSag1 chromosome 2, rAnoSag1.mat, whole genome shotgun sequence contains the following:
- the LOC132766089 gene encoding zinc finger and SCAN domain-containing protein 31-like, giving the protein MEEGSWPPRRAPPVHQAITVGDDLQTVLVTPIKHEPEEGQLQHWETQWQSFLKMAEAPHLPDEPPPWNDAQSFLASFEEVATACQWPKDVWVTRLLPALQGEAKKTFVRLGVQDREDYGKVKAAILQGDALRREKSRQCFRHFCYQEAEGPRGAYGHLQELCHRWLKVEKHTKEQILEDLILEQFLTVLPLEIQSWVKDQGPGSCPQAVALAEEFLLRQQEAKSREQQVLMVFVEPTVSSIKEEPSLSASGETQLQKEAETLHNLEASLQGSMSVSGSGEKIPYHPKLSECREELQGSSELRKSPEKGLARSKFLKPNGGPQRRTAESILQLDTKGKTFWDPHSSKRQQRNPARNRTRGPIPGVENETTNEHLFRNARLPGNFGENSGHFRCEAAHDGEETFQDTMRGTNVGLRHDPLTKHQRIHMLEKPHQCGKAGCQAFRGGTCAEKKPFQCSGCGKCFSRNSLLLKHERTHKGGKPHVCPTCGKSFVYSWNLMKHKKKHTGEKPHQCLVCGKTFFERSDLLRHERTHTGEKPHRCAHCCRHFSQKWLLIKHERIHTA